One genomic region from Tigriopus californicus strain San Diego chromosome 4, Tcal_SD_v2.1, whole genome shotgun sequence encodes:
- the LOC131879679 gene encoding transmembrane protein 94-like, which produces MQQRIPEKTMLKGLTTHFALNRLITGMEAILDEDRVSWSMILERALSARSLTSLFPWSLAGLAVVQSLILLLASGLSESPSQRGWLALQGLVVLLFAVFNVYLTVWEHRLKEDEMRARCCHVLKRLKQVKEHIHWNPTNYPHLHTPMAASIVLQWTIRDKKQVNLPVSLLVESDLVFLKPGQAAPGRCHSFDDPKVKMEPGDILHVDTHHTTEISPTPEFKTPAKPQLFIMDETPYLAVLKMVLQRKERVQKSVLNKHTYLLFVQILSHFLFPLAFLITFIWSALRHNQGWSFYGAHDYIQLFLVQPVAVVLPLVSFAFPVCYVIVNYIGMAWILGVYSTSRHIRVNDDPFDDSVDKPELETTNRASFPKMKRFFMKSMFGTGEYLSRTENIVHTLGSITALCCTDKKGILSWPLASPEKIFILKKEKKSSTKKSLDESDYILTPEILTVTHDPHNPTSVEFDDPSWRKYLPFLKPLGLSILLNTCNIQTEEKYTNFFNHLTCESMKNEDSARSTHVHKNNVIDMLPIVTRGCLCEMSRKIGFDGKTSNQYSLSSQIQTFRHVQTDRHDRFAKNLMMAKLKFPFPHMVSVMTQDRSTGSRQLISQGTGDIVLDSCTDCWCGDDLEPLTESLRKTILDFYQRASLSSYATAFSYRPQTFPLPWKNCAEYLQLPTHSLPFYWQYNEETEGIDTDAITSHISIGGKQTSCFDKPKSEDNYVKTKEDAMHCLELQCNQTFLAMVQLQYQVMVEIVQLVDLLEKACIRFVHFSRENELRSSVFSEKMGLESGWNCHISLRSPNPSKPTTVSTKGDKLSEDDHSGLEKNNKIRGSLPDKLNRPIWFLDFPKWQETKGGLRAERRLSRAELIRSARSNSCENLEDSVESQGDASVTTDSDPFEYDMSNRAQLPRGIENIRPHLETMDNVPLLVSLFTDATAETTKEMVQIMQDYGEVICVMGSSANYKNIGTFIQSDASLAIEPRYPQLCQTVPVSIPPKVGPSPAAISQLLNSVASSLSFKMEDEISIYHLIMESRHYTMALINGLKFWACTLVSLSLLQLCSLFLTLPLFLTIGQVMWMSLLILPLLSLSLLGTKKDPNIMNISTGKNNILLNFDLLKYSLWCYGSRFLPTIVILIICHLLTTVSLIQTCPSNHVNHTDPIVLSSPSILMPLDNLEDLVYCSDDEIATDMVLPQLFNFAFTFLYMVVISLSFVSRTHQIWQKHPGQNPAWLVITSLLAIFMAIYVALYVGSSPGEYYAPVHVWIILMVGLLVVSLINEIVKRQEIKVEVRYQKRERLEFGTKLGINSPF; this is translated from the exons ATGCAGCAAAGGATCCCCGAGAAGACCATGCTCAAGGGCTTGACCACCCATTTCGCGCTCAATCGACTCATCACCGGCATGGAAGCCATCTTGGACGAGGACCGCGTGTCCTGGTCCATGATCCTCGAGCGTGCTTTGTCGGCGCGCTCCTTGACCTCGCTCTTTCCCTGGAGTTTGGCCGGGTTGGCCGTGGTTCAGAGCTTGATCTTGCTGTTGGCCAGTGGCTTGTCCGAGTCGCCGTCGCAACGCGGTTGGCTGGCCCTGCAAGGTCTGGTGGTGTTGCTGTTTGCCGTGTTCAACGTGTACTTGACTGTATGGGAGCATCGCCTCAAAGAAGATGAGATGCGGGCTCGCTGTTGTCACGTGCTCAAACGCTTGAAGCAAGTCAAGGAACACATCCATTGGAACCCCACCAACTATCCTCACCTGCACACGCCCATGGCCGCCAGTATCGTGCTGCAATGGACCATTCGGGACAAGAAACAAGTCAACCTCCCGGTCAGCCTCTTGGTGGAAAGTGACCTGGTCTTTCTCAAACCCGGTCAAGCCGCCCCAGGTCGATGCCATAGCTTTGACGATCCCAAAGTGAAAATGGAACCGGGCGATATCCTCCATGTTGATACGCATCACACCACCGAAATCAGCCCCACGCCCGAATTCAAGACTCCGGCCAAACCCCAGCTTTTCATCATGGACGAGACACCCTATTTGGCCGTCTTAAAGATGGTGCTTCAACGGAAGGAACGAGTCCAAAAGTCTGTGCTCAACAAACACACCTATTTGCTTTTTGTGCAGAtcttgagccactttttgtttCCGCTCGCCTTCCTCATTACTTTTATTTGGAGTGCCCTCCGTCACAACCAAGGCTGGAGTTTCTACGGCGCTCATGACTACATTCAATTGTTCTTGGTGCAACCCGTGGCCGTTGTTTTACCGCTGGTCTCGTTTGCCTTTCCCGTGTGCTATGTCATTGTCAATTACATAGGGATGGCCTGGATCCTGGGTGTGTACAGCACCTCTCGCCATATTAGGGTCAACGATGACCCATTTGATGATTCCGTAGACAAACCCGAGCTCGAAACTACCAATCGAGCTTCCTTTCCGAAAATGAAACGGTTTTTTATGAAGTCCATGTTTGGCACTGGTGAATATCTAAGTCGCACCGAAAACATCGTTCATACTCTCGGCTCCATCACGGCCTTATGTTGTACGGACAAGAAAGGCATTTTGTCGTGGCCTTTGGCTTCGCCGGAGAagattttcatcttgaaaaaagaaaagaaatcgtcGACGAAAAAATCGCTAGATGAATCGGATTACATTCTAACCCCCGAGATTCTGACGGTGACTCACGATCCCCATAACCCAACATCTGTTGAGTTTGACGATCCCAGTTGGCGGAAATATCTCCCGTTTCTCAAACCTTTGGGCTTGTCCATCTTGCTGAATACGTGCAATATTCAAACCGAAGAGAAGTACACAAATTTTTTTAATCACTTGACGTGTGAATCCATGAAAAACGAGGATTCGGCCCGATCCACGCATGTGCACAAGAACAATGTGATTGACATGCTTCCGATTGTTACTCGAGGGTGTTTGTGCGAAATGTCTCGGAAAATTGGTTTCGATGGCAAAACCTCCAACCAATACTCGCTCTCGAGCCAAATTCAAACATTCAGACATGTTCAAACTGATCGCCATGATCGCTTTGCCAAGAACTTGATGATGGCCAAGTTGAAGTTTCCCTTTCCGCACATGGTGTCAGTAATGACTCAGGATCGTTCCACGGGCTCTCGGCAATTGATCTCTCAAGGAACGGGAGATATCGTGCTGGACTCATGCACAGACTGTTGGTGTGGGGACGATCTTGAGCCATTGACCGAAAGTCTCCGGAAGACGATTTTGGACTTCTACCAAAGAGCCAGCCTGTCTTCGTACGCCACGGCCTTTTCCTACCGACCACAGACGTTCCCCTTACCTTGGAAAAATTGCGCCGAATATCTACAGCTTCCCACACATAGCCTCCCATTCTACTGGCAGTACAACGAAGAAACCGAAGGCATCGATACGGATGCCATTACTTCTCACATCTCCATTGGCGGCAAGCAGACCTCGTGCTTTGACAAGCCAAAATCCGAAGATAATTACGTCAAAACGAAAGAAGACGCCATGCATTGCTTAGAGCTACAATGTAATCAAACTTTCTTGGCTATGGTGCAATTGCAATATCAAGTCATGGTGGAAATTGTTCAGTTGGTGGACTTGTTGGAGAAGGCTTGCATTCGCTTTGTTCATTTTAGTCGGGAAAACGAGCTCAGATCGAGTGTATTTTCCGAGAAAATGGGCCTCGAGAGTGGCTGGAATTGTCATATTTCGCTACGAAGTCCCAACCCATCTAAACCCACTACTGTGTCCACCAAAGGCGATAAGCTGTCTGAAGACGATCATTCGGGCCTcgaaaagaacaacaaaattcGAGGCTCCCTCCCAGACAAGCTGAACCGCCCCATTTGGTTCCTGGACTTCCCAAAGTGGCAAGAGACCAAGGGCGGGCTTCGAGCAGAGCGAAGGTTGAGTCGCGCCGAACTGATCCGATCCGCAAGATCGAACTCTTGCGAAAATCTAGAG GATTCCGTTGAAAGCCAAGGCGACGCTAGTGTGACGACCGATTCTGACCCGTTCGAGTACGACATGTCCAATCGAGCCCAATTGCCGCGAGGAATCGAGAACATCCGACCTCATTTGGAAACCATGGACAATGTACCATTGTTAGTGTCGCTCTTTACGGACGCAACAGCAGAGACCACGAAAGAAATGGTGCAAATCATGCAAGACTATGGCGAG gtcATCTGTGTCATGGGCTCGTCGGCCAACTACAAGAACATAGGGACTTTCATCCAATCTGACGCGTCGTTGGCTATCGAGCCGAGATATCCTCAGCTCTGCCAAACGGTCCCCGTGTCCATCCCGCCCAAAGTTGGCCCTTCGCCCGCAGCAATCAGTCAGTTGCTCAATTCGGTGGCGTCTTCCTTgtctttcaaaatggaagaCGAGATCTCGATCTACCATTTGATCATGGAATCCCGTCATTACACCATGGCTCTCATTAATGGGCTCAAATTCTGGGCATGCACTCTCGTATCTCTAAGTCTGCTTCAGCTTTGCTCATTGTTCTTAACTTTGCCGCTTTTTCTGACCATCGGTCAAGTGATGTGGATGTCTTTGTTGATCCTGCCTCTCCTCAGTTTATCCTTACTGGGCACGAAGAAGGATCCGAATATCATGAATATCTCCACCGGGAAAAACAACATCCTACTCAACTTTGACCTGCTCAAGTATTCCCTTTGGTGCTATGGATCCCGGTTTCTCCCGACCATTGTGATCCTGATCATATGTCACTTGCTTACCACCGTGTCATTGATCCAAACCTGTCCTTCCAACCATGTGAATCATACCGACCCGATCGTTCTGTCTAGTCCCTCCATTTTGATGCCCTTGGATAATCTCGAAGATCTGGTATACTGCTCCGATGACGAAATCGCCACTGACATGGTTCTGCCTCAACTCTTCAATTTCGCTTTCACCTTTCTTTATATGGTGGTGATTTCGCTCTCGTTTGTATCGCGAACCCATCAAATCTGGCAAAAGCACCCCGGTCAAAATCCGGCCTGGTTGGTCATAACGTCgctcttggccattttcatgGCTATCTACGTGGCCTTGTACGTGGGTTCGAGCCCGGGTGAATATTATGCACCGGTTCACGTGTGGATCATCCTCATGGTGGGGTTGCTTGTGGTGTCACTGATCAATGAGATTGTCAAACGGCAAGAAATCAAAGTGGAAGTCCGATACCAGAAACGAGAACGATTGGAATTTGGCACAAAACTAGGCATTAATTCACCATTTTAA